The Streptomyces sp. V4I8 genome includes the window GGCCATGGGCCGCCCCGGAGCTGACGCGCGCGGTGAGCGCCACGGGATCGGGCTCCAACTGCACATCCGCGTCCAGGGTCAGCCGCAGCACCCGCTCGGCCTCCGGCCGCTGCGCCGCGTCACGCAGCCGCAGATGGACGGACCCGGCGCCGACGGACGCCTTGAGCTCGCCCTTGGTCCCCTCGGCGATCACCTTCCCGCGGTCGATGACGGCGATCCGGGACGCCAACTGGTCGGCCTCGTCCAGGTACTGCGTGGTCAGCAGCACGGTGGTGCCCTGGGCGACGACCGCCCGCACGATGTCCCACACCTGGTTGCGGCTGCGCGGGTCCAGGCCGGTCGTCGGCTCGTCGAGGAACAGCAGGTCGGGGGTGTTGAGGATGGACGCGGCGATGTCGATACGGCGCCGCATGCCGCCGGAGTAGTTCTTGACCTGCTTGCCGGCCGCGTCCGACAGTCCGAAGGCCTCCAGGAGCTGCCCGGCCCGCTCGCGGGCGGCGTGCTTGCCGTGTCCGAGGAGCCGGCCCAGCAGGACCAGGTTCTCGGTGCCGGTCAGGTCCTCGTCGACGGAGGCGTACTGGCCGGTCAGGCTCACCCGGCCGCGCACCTCGTCGGCCTCGCGGACGACGTCGTGGCCGAAGACATGGGCCTCGCCGCCGTCGGGTCGCAGGAGGGTGGCGAGCATCTTCACTGTGGTGGTCTTGCCGGCGCCGTTCGGCCCGAGGACGCCGTAGACCGTGCCGGCCGGAACCGCGAGGTCCACGCCGTCGACGGCCCGTGTCTCACCGAACGTCTTCACCAGGCCCGCGGTCTCGATCGCGAGACCGGACGTAGTCTGCGTGCTCATGCTTCGGGGTCCTTCCGATGGCCTTCCGCGTTCTTGGGCTACGCATGGGGAGACCTTTACGGCCGCGCAAACTCATCGGCGCCGCACAGGAAATTTCGCACGGATCCACTCAGGGACCGAGGGGCCGAGGCGGGCGGGCCGGGGAGTAGCGTCCGTCCCATGCATGCGATCACGATTCCCGAACCTGGTGGGCCCGAGGCGCTGGTGTGGGACGAGGTCCCCGATCCCGTGCCCGGTGAGGGCGAGGTACTGGTCGAGGTGGTGGCCGGAGCCGTCAACCGCGCCGACATCCTGCAGCGGCAGGGCTTCTACAACCCGCCCCCGGGCGCCTCCCCCTACCCCGGCCTGGAGTGCTCCGGCCGTATCGCCGAACTCGGCCCCGGCGTCTCCGGCTGGGCCGTCGGCGACGAGGTGTGCGCGCTGCTCTCGGGCGGCGGCTACGCCGAGAAGGTCGCCGTACCGGCCGGCCAACTGCTGCCCGTGCCCAAGGGCGTGAGCCTCATCCGGGCCGCCGCCCTGCCCGAAGTGGTGTGCACGGTCTGGTCGAACGTCTTCATGGTGGCCCATCTGCGCCCCGGCGAGACCCTGCTCGTGCACGGCGGTTCCAGCGGCATCGGCACCATGGCCATCCAGCTCGCCAAGGCCGTCGGCGCCAAGGTCGCCGTCACGGCGGGCAGCAAGGAGAAGCTCGACCGGTGCGCCGAGCTGGGCGCCGACATCCTGGTCAACTACCGGGAACAGGACTTCGTCGCCGAGATCAAGAAGGCCACCGACGGGGCCGGGGCCGACGTCATCCTCGACAACATGGGCGCCAAGTACCTCGACCGCAACGTCCAGACCCTCGCCGTCAACGGCCGCCTCGCCATCATCGGCATGCAGGGCGGCGTCAAGGGCGAGCTCAACATCGGCGCGCTCCTGGCCAAGCGCGGCGCCGTCAGCGCGACCTCCCTGCGCGCCCGCCCCCTCGACGAGAAGGCGGCGATCGTCGCGGCCGTACGCGAGCATGTGTGGCCGCTGCTGGACGCCGGCCATGTCCGCCCGGTCGTCGACTGCGAGATCCCGATGAACGACGCGGCCGAGGCACACCGGGTGCTGGAGGAGAGCGGTCACATCGGGAAGGTGCTCCTGGTGGCGCCGTAGGACCGATCACCGGACGCGGCCCTAGCCGCGCCGCAGCCGGAGACCGACGAAGGCGAGGCCCAGACCGAGCCCGATGAGGACCAGGCCGGTCCCGAGCGGCAGGACCTGCAGTACGGGCTCGGTGGGGTCCTCGGCATGCGCGACGGGCTCTCGTGCGGGCGGGTCCGCCGGGGCGGAGGGGGCCGTGGAGGCCTCCCCGGCGGCATCGGCGGCATCGTCGGTGTCCTCCGAACGCTCGGGCGGGGCACTGCCTCCGTCGTCCTCGCCCTCCCTTTCGCCCTCGCCCCGGTCCCGCCTCTCCGCCGGCACCGCTTCCTCGTCCTCCAGCGGCCCCTTCTCCCGCCCCGGCCGCTCCCGTCCCTCACCCGCCCGGCTCCCGGCCCGGGAGGGCTCGTCGGAGGGGGTGGGGCGGGCAGCGGCGGGCCCGTGGGCGCTGGAGGTGGGCGACGCCTTGGAGTGCTTCGCCTGTCTCGACTGCCGGAGCTCCTCGGCCCTGCTGGACTTCCCCGGCTTCCCCGGCTCCCCGGGCCTTTCAGGCCTGGCGGACTCCACAGTCCCGGCAGCGGAGGCGGCAGGGGACCGGGACTCCGCGGCAGCCGTGGAGGAAGGCCGGGGCTCGGCTGAGGGGCTGGGGCTGAGGCTGGGCCTGGAGCTGGAGGAACCATCAGCGGCAGCCGAGCCATCAGAGGCAGTCGTAGGGAGAGTCGTAGCCGCGGAAGGAGTCCGGGACACAGCCGGTGAGCCGGAGGGAGCCCCGGATACACCGGATGCACCGGGCCCGCGCGTCCCCTGGAAGCCGTACGTCGCCCCGACCGTCCCGACCGCCCCGGCCCCGACCGCCCCGTACGGCCCCATGACCAGCCCCGCCACCAGCACACCCAGCGTCCCCGCCGTCCGCAGCGCCCCCGTCGACAGGCCGCGCGGGCCACCGCGAGCAGCGCGCGGCCGCTCCCGCCACCCCTGTACGACCCCCAGCCATGCAGTCATGGGACAAGCCTCACAGCACCTGGCACACCTGGCATTCCGGACTCCGCCACCCGATCGAACCCGACGTGCATGAGCACCCCGACGGAACAGCCCACCCGCCGCGGCCGACCCGGGCACAGGGCGACTGACGGAATCTCCCGCGGCGTAAACGGTGGATCACCCCACACAGGGGGCACCACGATGATGAGCTGTACGGGTGCGAGAGAATGGCGGCATGGAGATGCCGAGGAACGAAAGGTCGTCCGAGAACCCCCAGATCCTGGTCGTGGGCCAGGACGGGATGGCGCTCAGCGGCGGCAACGGAGACGAGGACTCCCGCGAGATCCCGGTGACGGAGCAGGTCGAGCAGCCGGCGAAGGTCATGCGGATCGGCAGCATGATCAAGCAGCTGCTCGAAGAGGTGCGCGTGGCTCCCCTGGACGAGGCGAGCCGGGTCCGGCTGAAGGAGATCCACGCCAGCTCCGTGAAGGAACTGGAGGACGGCCTGGCCCCGGAACTCGTCGAGGAGCTGGAGCGGCTCTCCCTGCCGTTCACGGACGAGGCGACGCCGAGCGACGCGGAACTGCGGATCGCGCAGGCCCAGTTGGTCGGCTGGCTGGAGGGTCTCTTCCACGGCATCCAGACCACGCTCTTCGCCCAGCAGATGGCCGCGCGCGCCCAGCTGGAGCAGATGCGCCGCGCCCTTCCGCCGGGCATCGGCGGCCACGAGGAGGGTGGCGAACACCGCCAGGGCGGGCCGTACCTGTAAGACACCCGTAAGACAGAAGACGTCCGACGTGTACGCGAAGGGCCCGGCAGCCGCTGCTGCCGGGCCCTGTCAGTTCGCTGCGATCACTGTCGCCGGGCTCACTCCGGGTTGCCCGTGGAGACCTGGAACTCCAGCTCGGGCGGGTTGTCCGGGTCCATGTCCGTACGCGCCGAGGGCGACTGCCGCATGACGGTGCCCTCGCCGAACGTGTTCTCGTCGACGTCGACCTTCTTGTACTTCCACCCCGCGGCGTCGAGGCACTTGACGACCGACGGCCAGTACTTGAACGACATGTCCGGCATCTGCACCTGGTCGGGATCGAGGAGCGACTCCCGCGGCTCGGTGCACTCGGTCGTCTCGACCGTCTTCGCTGTGTCCCCCGCCCGGTATCCGGGCGCCTTCGACGTCGTCTCGGAAGCCGTGGCGGTCGAGCCGCCGCTTCCGCCTCCGCTGTCGTCGTCGGTGCCGCCGCCGTTCAGCGTCAGGGCCGCGATCAGGCCGCCCACCGCGACGACGGACACGATGATCGAGCCGATGACCACCGGCCGGTTGCTCTTGCCGCCGCCCGAACCGGGCCGCTGCTGGGGCGACATGCTGTACGGCGGCGGCGTCGCGTGGCCCGGCTGCGGGGAATACGAGGCGGGCGGCGGCGTCTGGTAGCCGGGCTGCCGCTGCGGATAGCCGTACGCGGGCGACGGCATCGACGGCGGTGGGGTGCCGTACGGGTTCGGGGCCGGGGTCTGCGGGGTCTGCGGGTACGGCGTCTGGACGAGGCCCGCGGGCGGGGGCGTCTGGCCGACCGGCGGGAACACCGAGGCGCCGACCCCCTGGCCGTGCTGCGTCTGCGCGCCCGGCACGATGCTGGGCGGGGCCGCCTGGAAGGACGCGGCCACGCGCAGGCACTCGTCGCGCATGGACTCGGCGCTCGGGAAGCGCTCGTTGGGGTTCTTCTTCAGGGCACGGGCGACCAGCGCGTCCACGGCCGGGGGCAGGGCGCGATTGACCGAGGACGGAGCCACCGGCTCCTCCTGCACATGCGCGTACGCGATCGCCAGCGGGGAGTCCGCGTCGAACGGCAGCCGCCCGGTGACGAGTTGGAACAGCATGATGCCGACCGAGTAGAGGTCGGAACGGGCGTCCACGCCGCGGCCGAGGGCCTGCTCCGGCGAGAGGTACTGCGGGGTGCCGACCACCATGCCGGTCTGTGTCATGGACGTCACACCGGACTGCATGGCGCGGGCGATGCCGAAGTCCATCACCTTGACGACGCCGCGCTTGTTCATCATCACGTTGCCCGGCTTGATGTCCCGGTGGACCAAGCCCATCTCGTGGCTGATCTCCAGCGCCGCCAGCACATCCGCGGTGATCTTCAGCGCCTTGTCGGCGGGCATCGCGCCGAACTGCCGTACATCCGCGTCGAAGACCGAGCTGAGCGGGCGGCCCTCGATGTACTCCATGACGATGTACGGCGTCGTCATGCCGTCGACATCGTCCTCGCCGGTGTCGAAGACCGAGACGATATTGGTGTGCGTGAGCTTCGCCACGGCCTGGGCCTCGCGGCGGAAGCGCTCGCGGAACGCCTGCTCGCGGCCGAGCTCGGTGTGCAGGGTCTTGACCGCCACCTGCCGGTCGAGGACGGAGTCGTACGCGAGATGCACCGAGGCCATGCCGCCCTCGCCGAGCAAGTCGCGCAGCTGATAGCGGCCGCCGGCCAGCGCCCGCCCCGCGTACCGGCCCTGTGCGCCGTCCTGGCTCATGTTCTGCGTCCCCCGTAGCCTCTCGGGCGCTGCGACTGCCGTGGACCGGCGATCCCGAGTGATCCAATGTGCTATTCCCGGCCAAGTCTGCCCCACGGCACTGACAGGTCAAGCGCGGTGCCCGTTCCGTGACCGTACGCGAAGGGAGCGTCGCGGAAGCGTTACAAGGGTCGTACGGCCGGTGCACAGAATTTGCACGAGTGGAGGGGGTGCCGGTTTGATGGCCGGTCCGCCTCCTTCCGGTTGGGGCGGCCGTCTCGGTCCGGCGGCTTGCGCGGAGGCTGTAGCGTGGCCGACGGAGACCGTAACAACACCGCGCGCACCGCGGGCAGAAACGACGGCGAGGACCGATGGCACAGCAGCAGCGCGCTCAGGGCCCGTCCGACCCCGAGGCGGCTGGCGGCGGTATGTCAGACGCGCCGGAAATGTGGGGTAATGGCGGGCTTGTCGGGGACGGCCGTTATCGGCTGACCCGCAGACTCGGCCGGGGCGGCATGGCCGAGGTGTTCGCGGCCGAGGACGTGCGCCTCGGACGCACCGTGGCGGTCAAACTGCTGCGCTCCGACCTCGCCGAGGACCCGGTGTCCAAGGCCCGCTTCACGCGCGAGGCCCAGTCGGTGGCCGGCCTCAACCACCACGCCATCGTCGCCGTGTACGACTCCGGCGAGGACGTCGTGGGCGCGCACAGCGTGCCGTACATCGTGATGGAGATCGTCGAGGGCCGCACCATCCGCGACCTCCTGCTCAACGCCGAGGCACCCGGCCCCGAGCAGGCCCTGATCATCGTCTCCGGGGTCCTGGAGGCGCTCGCCTACTCGCACCAGCACGGCATCGTGCACCGCGACATCAAGCCCGCCAACGTCATCATCACGCACAACGGCGCCGTGAAGGTGATGGACTTCGGTATCGCCCGCGCCCTGCACGGCGCGCAGTCGACGATGACGCAGACCGGCATGGTCATGGGCACCCCGCAGTACCTCTCGCCCGAGCAGGCGCTCGGCAAGGCGGTCGACCACCGGTCCGACCTCTACGCGACGGGCTGCCTGCTCTACGAACTCCTCGCGCTGCGCCCGCCGTTCACCGGCGAGACCCCGCTGTCGGTGGTCTACCAGCACGTCCAGGACATCCCGACCCCGCCGTCCGAGGTCTCCGACGCCGTGCCGCCGGAGCTCGACGGCCTGGTCATGCGCTCGCTCGCCAAGGAGCCGGACGACCGGTTCCAGACGGCCGAGGAGATGCGCGGCCTCGTCCAGTACGGCCTGCAGATGCTGTACGACCAGGGCGGCCACACCGGCACCTGGAACACCGGCCCGGTGGCCGTGCACGAGGGCCGGCACACCCCCGCGTCCGGCTTCGCGCACACGACGGTCATGGGCCACCCCGGCGACTCGGGCGCCGGCACGAGCCAGATCCCGCAGCCGATCCTGCCCTCCGGATACGGCGGCGGGGACGACGGCGGCTTCGAGGGCCACGGCAACAAGGGCAGCGGCCGCGGCAAGCTGTGGATCCTGGCCGTTTTCGCGGTGATCGCGATCGCGGCCGGTGTCGCGCTGGCACTGCAGAACGGCGGCGGCCGCGGCGGCGGTGATACGGACACCACGCCAACTCCGACCACGTCGCAGACCACCGACGAGGGCAACGCGACTGACGAGGCGACCGAGGATCCGACCGAGGAAGCCACGGACGACGGCACCGGCACGGGCACCGACCCGACCTACGAGCCGACGGAGGATCCCACGTACGAGCCGACGGAGGATCCCACATACGAGCCGACCGAGGACCCGACCACGGCTGATCCGACCGAGGACCCGACCGAGGATCCGACGGAGGGTCCGACGGAGGACCCGACGGAGGATCCGTCCACCCCGCCGACCCTGCCGACGGCAACGGCGGGCGACTCCGGAGGCGTCTGACCGGCCTGCCGGCCCGGCTCCGCTGAGAACCCATCCCACGCGCGCGTGCGGCCCGGAAACGGGCTCCACGCGCGCGTGCCGTTTACGGCAGACGGCTGGATCGTTCTGCAGCCATAACCTGATTTATCCGCTTTCGCGGACGAGATCAGCCTCACACCGGTTCCGTGACCTCGACCTCTGTCACTCTTCCCGTGACCTGGGTCACCGATATAACGTGCCGTTGTTCCGGCCCCCTGCAAGGCTGTGACCAGGACTTGTTCCGGACTTTCGCGATTTACTTGGAAATCCAAGCAAAAACGCAGGTCAGGAGGGGTTTCACAGAAATGTGGAGCACTGGGTAACGTGCCTATTGCAGGGCGCTCGCCGGGGCACCTGTCACGCCTGTCCCCCCACGAGCCGCACCCACCCTGTGCGTCCGTAGGGCTTCAG containing:
- a CDS encoding ATP-binding cassette domain-containing protein; the encoded protein is MSTQTTSGLAIETAGLVKTFGETRAVDGVDLAVPAGTVYGVLGPNGAGKTTTVKMLATLLRPDGGEAHVFGHDVVREADEVRGRVSLTGQYASVDEDLTGTENLVLLGRLLGHGKHAARERAGQLLEAFGLSDAAGKQVKNYSGGMRRRIDIAASILNTPDLLFLDEPTTGLDPRSRNQVWDIVRAVVAQGTTVLLTTQYLDEADQLASRIAVIDRGKVIAEGTKGELKASVGAGSVHLRLRDAAQRPEAERVLRLTLDADVQLEPDPVALTARVSSGAAHGRDAAEQAARALAELARTGITVDNFSLGQPSLDEVFLALTGHDTHDAHDHDDTNGSADHGSKDDKDEVAA
- a CDS encoding NAD(P)H-quinone oxidoreductase codes for the protein MHAITIPEPGGPEALVWDEVPDPVPGEGEVLVEVVAGAVNRADILQRQGFYNPPPGASPYPGLECSGRIAELGPGVSGWAVGDEVCALLSGGGYAEKVAVPAGQLLPVPKGVSLIRAAALPEVVCTVWSNVFMVAHLRPGETLLVHGGSSGIGTMAIQLAKAVGAKVAVTAGSKEKLDRCAELGADILVNYREQDFVAEIKKATDGAGADVILDNMGAKYLDRNVQTLAVNGRLAIIGMQGGVKGELNIGALLAKRGAVSATSLRARPLDEKAAIVAAVREHVWPLLDAGHVRPVVDCEIPMNDAAEAHRVLEESGHIGKVLLVAP
- a CDS encoding bacterial proteasome activator family protein, translated to MEMPRNERSSENPQILVVGQDGMALSGGNGDEDSREIPVTEQVEQPAKVMRIGSMIKQLLEEVRVAPLDEASRVRLKEIHASSVKELEDGLAPELVEELERLSLPFTDEATPSDAELRIAQAQLVGWLEGLFHGIQTTLFAQQMAARAQLEQMRRALPPGIGGHEEGGEHRQGGPYL
- a CDS encoding protein kinase codes for the protein MSQDGAQGRYAGRALAGGRYQLRDLLGEGGMASVHLAYDSVLDRQVAVKTLHTELGREQAFRERFRREAQAVAKLTHTNIVSVFDTGEDDVDGMTTPYIVMEYIEGRPLSSVFDADVRQFGAMPADKALKITADVLAALEISHEMGLVHRDIKPGNVMMNKRGVVKVMDFGIARAMQSGVTSMTQTGMVVGTPQYLSPEQALGRGVDARSDLYSVGIMLFQLVTGRLPFDADSPLAIAYAHVQEEPVAPSSVNRALPPAVDALVARALKKNPNERFPSAESMRDECLRVAASFQAAPPSIVPGAQTQHGQGVGASVFPPVGQTPPPAGLVQTPYPQTPQTPAPNPYGTPPPSMPSPAYGYPQRQPGYQTPPPASYSPQPGHATPPPYSMSPQQRPGSGGGKSNRPVVIGSIIVSVVAVGGLIAALTLNGGGTDDDSGGGSGGSTATASETTSKAPGYRAGDTAKTVETTECTEPRESLLDPDQVQMPDMSFKYWPSVVKCLDAAGWKYKKVDVDENTFGEGTVMRQSPSARTDMDPDNPPELEFQVSTGNPE
- a CDS encoding protein kinase, whose amino-acid sequence is MAQQQRAQGPSDPEAAGGGMSDAPEMWGNGGLVGDGRYRLTRRLGRGGMAEVFAAEDVRLGRTVAVKLLRSDLAEDPVSKARFTREAQSVAGLNHHAIVAVYDSGEDVVGAHSVPYIVMEIVEGRTIRDLLLNAEAPGPEQALIIVSGVLEALAYSHQHGIVHRDIKPANVIITHNGAVKVMDFGIARALHGAQSTMTQTGMVMGTPQYLSPEQALGKAVDHRSDLYATGCLLYELLALRPPFTGETPLSVVYQHVQDIPTPPSEVSDAVPPELDGLVMRSLAKEPDDRFQTAEEMRGLVQYGLQMLYDQGGHTGTWNTGPVAVHEGRHTPASGFAHTTVMGHPGDSGAGTSQIPQPILPSGYGGGDDGGFEGHGNKGSGRGKLWILAVFAVIAIAAGVALALQNGGGRGGGDTDTTPTPTTSQTTDEGNATDEATEDPTEEATDDGTGTGTDPTYEPTEDPTYEPTEDPTYEPTEDPTTADPTEDPTEDPTEGPTEDPTEDPSTPPTLPTATAGDSGGV